The following proteins come from a genomic window of Gordonia westfalica:
- the efeO gene encoding iron uptake system protein EfeO: protein MNRRTVVAAGAAAVVIAPILLAGCTEKSDAENAIAVTSTADACDLATTDATTGNVDFAITNSGNKVTEFYVYGNNNRVLGEVENIGPGLSGNLTVEIVEPGTYTVACKPGMVGTGIRTELTVGGERKEKADVPADVTAAKAQYLDYVRNQLNTLHAQTTSFVDNIKKGDLDAARAQFGLTRTPYERIEPVAESFPDLDPAIDMRWDDTEDGTQPFTGFHRLERYLWPPQPAEIGDAPGQITPSDAANAKETDNPQAIAEIADGLLANVTRLRDEVNKPDFEFETLSFVKGPQALIDEVAATKVDGEEDRYSHTDLWDIAANLDGSETAIATMQPIIAAKNQALMDKITAQFTTARDAVNSYRDGDGYVSYTEVTPEQRKELSNQIDALSATLSQVPGIVLQQ from the coding sequence GTGAACCGTAGAACCGTGGTGGCCGCCGGTGCGGCCGCGGTGGTGATCGCCCCCATCTTGTTGGCCGGCTGCACCGAGAAGTCCGACGCCGAGAATGCGATCGCCGTGACCTCGACCGCCGACGCCTGCGATCTCGCGACCACCGACGCGACGACCGGCAACGTCGACTTCGCGATCACCAACTCCGGCAACAAGGTCACCGAGTTCTACGTCTACGGCAACAACAACCGAGTCCTCGGCGAGGTCGAGAACATCGGTCCCGGACTGTCGGGGAACCTGACCGTCGAGATCGTCGAGCCGGGCACCTACACCGTGGCGTGCAAGCCGGGCATGGTCGGCACCGGTATCCGCACCGAGCTCACGGTCGGCGGTGAACGCAAGGAGAAGGCCGACGTCCCCGCCGACGTCACGGCCGCCAAGGCGCAGTACCTCGACTATGTGCGCAACCAGCTGAACACCCTGCACGCACAGACGACGTCCTTCGTCGACAACATCAAGAAGGGCGATCTCGACGCCGCGCGTGCGCAGTTCGGTCTCACCCGCACGCCGTACGAGCGGATCGAACCCGTCGCCGAGTCGTTCCCCGACCTCGACCCGGCCATCGACATGCGGTGGGACGACACCGAGGACGGCACCCAGCCGTTCACCGGCTTCCACCGCCTCGAGCGGTACCTGTGGCCGCCGCAGCCCGCCGAGATCGGCGACGCACCCGGCCAGATCACGCCGTCGGATGCCGCGAACGCCAAGGAGACCGACAATCCGCAGGCCATCGCCGAGATCGCCGACGGCCTGCTCGCCAACGTGACCAGGCTCCGCGACGAGGTCAACAAGCCCGACTTCGAGTTCGAGACGCTGTCGTTCGTCAAGGGCCCGCAGGCTCTCATCGACGAGGTCGCCGCCACCAAGGTCGACGGTGAAGAGGACCGGTACTCCCACACCGACCTGTGGGACATCGCGGCCAACCTCGACGGGTCGGAAACCGCGATCGCGACGATGCAGCCGATCATCGCCGCCAAGAACCAGGCGCTGATGGACAAGATCACCGCGCAGTTCACGACGGCGCGCGACGCGGTGAACTCCTACCGCGACGGTGACGGCTACGTGTCCTACACCGAGGTCACGCCCGAACAGCGTAAGGAACTGTCGAATCAGATCGACGCGCTGTCGGCCACGCTGTCCCAGGTACCGGGAATCGTGTTGCAGCAATGA
- the efeB gene encoding iron uptake transporter deferrochelatase/peroxidase subunit, producing the protein MSDPVPRPDDAQPAEPERRTTRRGLSRRAILGGTGAGLLVAAGGVAVGRATTPAPAADHVVEFRGPRQAGIVTAAQDRLHFASFDVVTDNRDELVSVLRRWTEAAERMTRGEETEPDGATGLGEYTPPADTGEALGLSAAHLTLTIGFGPGLFGPSASAPDRPDRFGLADRRPPALVDLPMFAAEKIDPARSYGDICVQACADDPQVAVHAIRNLARMAVGVMAVRWSQLGFGRTSSTTQSQDTPRNLFGFKDGTANLRAEDTDLLDRWVWVRPEDNPAAAQWMTGGTYLVARRIRMDIEPWDRANLFEQEHIIGRTKRAGAPLGKSGEFDDPDFMITSGGTPMIPKNSHVRLAHPDNLGGVRILRRGYNFTDGSDGFGHLDAGLFFIAFNRDTGKQFVPMQQVLSRQDAMTEYLIPNGSANFAIPPGLEPGEWWGQRLFE; encoded by the coding sequence ATGAGTGATCCGGTCCCCCGCCCCGACGACGCACAGCCCGCCGAACCCGAGAGGCGTACGACGCGACGTGGTCTGTCACGTCGTGCGATCCTCGGCGGGACCGGCGCCGGTCTGCTCGTCGCCGCGGGCGGGGTGGCCGTCGGCCGTGCCACGACCCCGGCACCGGCCGCCGACCATGTCGTCGAGTTCCGGGGTCCACGCCAGGCCGGGATCGTCACCGCCGCGCAGGATCGTCTGCATTTCGCGAGTTTCGACGTGGTCACCGACAACCGGGACGAACTCGTCTCCGTGCTGCGCCGATGGACCGAGGCGGCCGAACGCATGACCCGCGGCGAGGAGACCGAGCCCGACGGCGCCACCGGTCTCGGCGAGTACACACCGCCCGCCGACACCGGAGAAGCGTTGGGGCTGAGCGCTGCTCATCTCACCCTCACGATCGGCTTCGGTCCGGGACTGTTCGGCCCCAGCGCGTCGGCGCCCGACCGTCCCGACCGGTTCGGTCTCGCCGACCGTCGACCGCCGGCGCTCGTCGACCTGCCGATGTTCGCCGCGGAGAAGATCGACCCCGCACGGTCATACGGCGACATCTGCGTGCAGGCCTGCGCCGACGACCCGCAGGTCGCGGTGCACGCCATCCGAAATCTCGCCCGAATGGCGGTGGGCGTCATGGCGGTTCGCTGGTCGCAGCTGGGGTTCGGCCGGACGTCGTCGACGACGCAGTCCCAGGACACACCGCGAAACCTGTTCGGATTCAAGGACGGAACGGCGAACCTGCGCGCCGAGGACACCGACCTCCTCGACCGTTGGGTGTGGGTGCGCCCCGAGGACAACCCGGCGGCCGCCCAGTGGATGACCGGCGGCACCTATCTCGTCGCCCGCCGCATCCGGATGGACATCGAACCGTGGGACCGGGCCAACCTGTTCGAGCAGGAACACATCATCGGCCGCACCAAGCGCGCCGGCGCCCCACTGGGCAAGTCCGGCGAGTTCGATGACCCCGACTTCATGATCACCTCGGGTGGTACACCGATGATCCCGAAGAACTCGCATGTGCGGCTGGCACATCCGGACAACCTCGGCGGGGTGCGGATCCTGCGCCGCGGCTACAACTTCACCGACGGCTCCGACGGGTTCGGGCACCTCGACGCCGGACTGTTCTTCATCGCCTTCAACCGGGACACCGGCAAACAGTTCGTCCCGATGCAGCAGGTCCTGTCCCGTCAGGACGCCATGACCGAGTACCTGATCCCCAACGGCTCGGCGAACTTCGCGATCCCGCCGGGCCTGGAGCCCGGCGAATGGTGGGGGCAGCGGCTCTTCGAGTGA
- a CDS encoding MazG family protein — MTVVLLDPARPDLIPIRARAWLTGPVKVTEDVPAALLWEFDHVEPVFDEVLDETPVDSVLVSTDADHPLVRARTARGEQVIAAQKVSGMALLDSVALMDTLRRNGPWESTQTHHSLRRYLLEEVYELLDAIEVGDQVELKEELGDLLLQVLFHARIAADDPDAPFDIDDVARSFTSKVMGRTPGVLSGAHSDLETQIREWEERKAAEKKRGSVLDGVATTQPSLALLQKILERLTAASYPVDTIPADTWTVTVSADDDSVEAQTRDKALALMASVRDAEARAKEQGIELDSREAWERVLQA; from the coding sequence ATGACGGTGGTGCTGCTGGACCCGGCACGGCCCGACCTGATCCCGATCCGGGCGCGTGCGTGGCTCACGGGACCGGTCAAGGTCACCGAGGACGTGCCGGCCGCCCTGCTCTGGGAATTCGACCATGTCGAACCGGTCTTCGACGAGGTGCTCGATGAGACGCCCGTCGACTCGGTGCTGGTGAGCACCGACGCCGATCACCCGCTCGTGCGTGCGCGCACCGCCCGCGGTGAGCAGGTCATCGCGGCGCAGAAGGTGTCGGGGATGGCGCTGCTCGATTCCGTCGCCCTCATGGACACGTTGCGACGCAACGGCCCCTGGGAGAGCACGCAGACACACCACTCGCTGCGCCGTTACCTGCTCGAGGAGGTCTACGAGCTGCTCGACGCCATCGAGGTCGGCGATCAGGTCGAGCTGAAGGAAGAGCTCGGGGATCTGTTGCTGCAGGTGCTCTTCCACGCGCGCATCGCCGCCGACGACCCGGACGCGCCGTTCGACATCGACGACGTCGCACGGAGCTTCACCTCCAAGGTGATGGGCCGTACCCCCGGCGTGCTGTCGGGTGCCCACTCCGACCTGGAGACCCAGATCCGCGAGTGGGAGGAACGCAAGGCTGCGGAGAAGAAGCGCGGTTCGGTCCTCGACGGCGTCGCCACCACCCAGCCGTCACTCGCCCTGCTGCAGAAGATCCTCGAACGTCTCACCGCCGCGTCGTATCCGGTGGACACCATTCCCGCCGATACCTGGACAGTGACCGTCTCCGCCGACGACGACAGCGTCGAGGCTCAGACGCGGGACAAGGCGCTGGCGTTGATGGCGTCGGTCCGCGACGCCGAGGCGCGCGCGAAAGAGCAGGGCATCGAACTGGATTCGCGCGAGGCCTGGGAGCGTGTCCTCCAGGCCTGA
- the mfd gene encoding transcription-repair coupling factor — MSTPRALSGLAALACADKSFREVHERRAERHLDITAPDAARPFLVSCMAADADAPLLVVSANGREADDLTAELAELLDDADSVAQFPSWETLPHERLSPSADTVGQRLAVLHRLANPGDTPLRVVVTTVRSLVQPMAPGLGEVATVTLREGIEVDFDGLLAQLVEMAYERVDMVGRRGEFAVRGGILDVFPTTADHPVRVEFWGDEITEMRAFSVADQRSQPEVEATEVRIHPGRELLLTEKVRTRASDLAEKNPDDTTLTEILGKLAEGIPVEGMEALIPALVDGEMQLLTEVVPAGTRVLILDPEKVRTRAADLSKTGAEFLEASWTAAAMGANAPIDPRSGVGIDLQASAYRPLDDVRAATLEAGRPWWTLSPLSTGSGDELELDLTPGPAPRGDEREIAATFAQLRVHVSDGKTAAIVVTGKGTAQRVGERLSEAEVPYVIAEPGHRPEPGEVAVFGATLRAGIVCADAGLVVVTEADLTGTRVANARDGRKLPAKRRNQVDPLALAAGDLVVHDQHGIGKFVEMIERTVSGARREYLVLEYASSKRGQPADRLYVPMDALDQLSRYVGGEQPSLSKLGGPDWQNTKRKARKAVREIAGELVQLYAARHAAPGHAFGPDTPWQQEMEDAFDFTETIDQLTVIAEVKSDMERPVPMDRVVVGDVGYGKTEIAVRAAFKAVQDGKQVAVLVPTTILAQQHLQTFTERMSGFPVRVRGLSRFTDPKESREITEAMSKGEVDIVIGTHRLLQTGITWKDLGLVIVDEEQRFGVEHKEHIKSLRTHVDVLTMSATPIPRTLEMSMAGIREMSTILTPPEERHPVLTYVGAYAPKQVAAAIRRELLRDGQVFYVHNRVSTIDKMAKDISAMVPEARVVVAHGQMGEDQLERTVSGFWNREYDVLVCTTIIETGLDISNANTLIVDRAENLGLSQLHQLRGRVGRSRERGYAYLLYSPDRPLTETAYDRLATIAQNNELGAGMAVALKDLELRGAGNVLGAEQSGHVAGVGFDLYVRLVGEAVEAYRAAADGKPVETQETGEVRIDLPVDAHIPVEYVDSDRLRLEAYRKLASATDDAAVDSVLVELNDRYGPPPVETTRLASIARLRLRCRERGITEIGLAGQGVKISPLPLLDSEQVRLRRLYSSATFRATTSVVTLPIPRTGGVGSARLRDDELIEYLTTFLTQLKPEPNG; from the coding sequence GTGTCGACGCCCCGTGCCCTGTCCGGTCTGGCCGCGCTTGCGTGTGCGGACAAGTCCTTCCGCGAGGTGCACGAACGTCGCGCCGAACGTCACCTCGACATCACCGCGCCCGACGCGGCGCGACCCTTCCTCGTCTCCTGCATGGCTGCCGATGCCGACGCCCCGCTGCTCGTCGTGTCGGCCAACGGGCGCGAGGCCGATGACCTGACGGCCGAGCTGGCCGAACTCCTCGACGACGCCGACTCGGTGGCGCAGTTCCCGTCGTGGGAGACCCTCCCGCACGAGCGACTGTCGCCGAGCGCGGACACGGTCGGTCAGCGCCTCGCAGTGCTGCACCGTCTGGCCAATCCCGGTGACACACCGCTGCGGGTCGTGGTGACCACGGTTCGTTCGCTGGTGCAGCCGATGGCGCCCGGCCTGGGTGAGGTCGCCACGGTCACGCTGCGCGAGGGCATCGAGGTCGACTTCGACGGCCTGCTGGCACAGCTCGTCGAGATGGCCTACGAACGTGTGGACATGGTCGGACGCCGCGGCGAGTTCGCCGTCCGCGGCGGCATCCTCGACGTCTTCCCGACGACCGCCGACCACCCGGTCCGCGTCGAGTTCTGGGGCGACGAGATCACCGAGATGCGCGCGTTCTCGGTCGCCGACCAGCGCAGCCAGCCCGAAGTCGAGGCCACCGAGGTGCGCATCCACCCGGGACGCGAACTGCTCCTGACCGAGAAGGTCCGCACGCGCGCAAGCGATCTCGCCGAGAAGAACCCCGACGACACCACCCTCACCGAGATACTCGGCAAACTGGCCGAGGGTATCCCGGTGGAGGGTATGGAGGCGCTCATCCCGGCGCTCGTCGACGGTGAGATGCAGCTCCTCACCGAGGTCGTACCGGCCGGCACCCGCGTGCTCATCCTCGACCCCGAGAAGGTCCGGACCCGGGCCGCCGACCTGTCGAAGACCGGCGCGGAGTTCCTCGAGGCGTCGTGGACGGCCGCGGCGATGGGGGCGAACGCGCCGATCGACCCGCGGTCGGGAGTCGGTATCGACCTGCAGGCCAGCGCCTACCGTCCGCTCGACGACGTGCGGGCCGCGACGCTCGAGGCGGGCCGCCCCTGGTGGACGCTGTCGCCGCTGTCCACGGGCAGTGGGGACGAACTCGAGCTGGATCTGACCCCCGGCCCGGCGCCGCGCGGCGACGAGCGCGAGATCGCGGCGACGTTCGCCCAGTTGCGGGTCCACGTGTCCGATGGCAAGACCGCCGCGATCGTCGTCACCGGCAAGGGCACCGCCCAGCGCGTCGGCGAACGACTGTCCGAGGCCGAGGTGCCGTACGTGATCGCCGAGCCGGGGCATCGTCCCGAACCGGGGGAGGTCGCGGTCTTCGGTGCGACGCTGCGTGCTGGAATCGTCTGCGCCGACGCCGGTCTCGTCGTGGTCACCGAAGCGGATCTCACCGGTACCCGCGTCGCGAATGCCCGTGACGGACGCAAACTCCCGGCCAAGCGTCGCAATCAGGTCGACCCGCTGGCGCTGGCCGCCGGCGACCTCGTCGTGCACGACCAGCACGGCATCGGCAAGTTCGTGGAGATGATCGAACGCACCGTCTCCGGTGCGCGCCGCGAGTACCTGGTCCTGGAGTACGCGTCGAGCAAACGCGGCCAGCCGGCCGACCGGCTGTACGTGCCGATGGACGCCCTCGACCAGCTGTCCCGGTACGTCGGTGGCGAGCAGCCGTCGCTGTCCAAGCTCGGCGGGCCGGACTGGCAGAACACGAAGCGCAAGGCGCGCAAGGCCGTTCGCGAGATCGCGGGCGAGCTGGTGCAGCTCTACGCCGCACGCCATGCCGCCCCGGGTCACGCCTTCGGACCCGACACCCCGTGGCAGCAGGAGATGGAAGACGCCTTCGACTTCACCGAGACCATCGATCAGCTGACGGTGATCGCCGAGGTCAAGTCCGACATGGAGCGTCCGGTCCCGATGGACCGCGTCGTCGTCGGCGACGTCGGCTACGGCAAGACCGAGATCGCGGTGCGTGCCGCGTTCAAGGCCGTGCAGGACGGCAAGCAGGTCGCCGTCCTCGTGCCGACGACCATTCTCGCGCAGCAACATCTGCAGACCTTCACCGAGCGGATGAGTGGCTTTCCGGTGCGGGTGCGCGGATTGTCTCGCTTCACCGACCCCAAGGAATCCCGCGAGATCACCGAGGCGATGTCCAAGGGCGAGGTCGACATCGTCATCGGCACGCACCGTCTCCTGCAGACCGGTATCACCTGGAAAGACCTCGGACTCGTGATCGTCGACGAGGAACAGCGATTCGGCGTCGAACACAAGGAACACATCAAGTCGCTGCGCACCCACGTCGACGTGCTGACCATGTCGGCGACGCCCATCCCGCGCACCCTGGAGATGTCGATGGCCGGCATCCGCGAGATGTCGACGATCCTCACCCCGCCGGAGGAGCGCCATCCGGTGCTCACCTACGTGGGCGCCTACGCGCCGAAGCAGGTGGCCGCGGCGATCCGCCGGGAGTTGCTCCGCGACGGCCAGGTGTTCTACGTCCACAACCGGGTGTCGACCATCGACAAGATGGCCAAGGACATCTCCGCGATGGTTCCCGAGGCGAGAGTCGTTGTCGCACACGGTCAGATGGGTGAGGATCAGCTCGAGCGCACGGTATCGGGGTTCTGGAACCGCGAATACGACGTGCTGGTCTGTACGACCATCATCGAGACCGGTCTCGACATCTCCAACGCCAACACGCTGATCGTCGACCGCGCCGAGAACCTCGGGCTGTCGCAGCTCCATCAGTTGCGCGGTCGCGTCGGCCGTAGTCGTGAACGCGGTTACGCCTACCTGCTGTACAGCCCGGACCGGCCGCTGACCGAGACCGCCTACGACCGGCTCGCGACGATCGCCCAGAACAACGAACTCGGCGCCGGGATGGCGGTGGCGCTCAAGGACCTCGAGCTGCGCGGTGCCGGAAACGTGCTCGGCGCCGAACAATCCGGTCACGTCGCGGGTGTCGGTTTCGACCTCTACGTGCGGCTCGTCGGCGAGGCGGTCGAGGCATACCGCGCTGCGGCCGACGGCAAGCCGGTCGAGACGCAGGAGACCGGAGAGGTGCGCATCGACCTGCCGGTCGACGCACACATCCCGGTCGAGTACGTCGACTCCGACCGGCTGCGCCTGGAGGCCTACCGGAAGCTGGCGTCGGCCACCGACGACGCCGCGGTCGATTCGGTCCTGGTCGAACTCAACGACCGCTACGGTCCGCCGCCGGTCGAGACCACACGACTGGCGTCGATCGCACGCCTGCGCCTGCGCTGCCGGGAACGCGGGATCACCGAGATCGGCCTGGCCGGACAGGGTGTCAAGATCTCGCCGCTGCCGCTCCTCGACAGCGAGCAGGTGCGTCTCCGGCGGCTGTACTCGTCGGCGACCTTCCGGGCGACGACGTCGGTGGTCACGCTGCCGATCCCGCGGACCGGGGGAGTGGGCTCGGCGCGTCTGCGCGACGACGAGTTGATCGAGTACCTCACCACGTTCCTGACGCAGCTCAAACCGGAGCCGAACGGCTGA
- a CDS encoding Dyp-type peroxidase, with translation MAETRGGDDGRERGGAAAFSRRSLIAGVVGAAGLGVGATAIAARSADGAGDITHGGDAIEFHGVHQAGVATPPTAHVNYVGLDLSADPGRQAREALAGILRVWTEDAARLTRGTPALADSEPELARLPARLTVTVGLGPGAFTATGLEERRPRWLHPLPAYPIDRLDERRWGQTDLLLQICSDDPITVAHATRVLTANVAGQVRLRWVQRGFRNSRGSQDEKVTMRNLMGQVDGTVNLGPADSDTLVWDDGAEQPWFAGGTSMVLRRIAMDLDGWQEVDPRSQELSVGRTLADGAPLSGGGEHDDPDFDKIVDGLPAIPASSHIARARHRTPTERFLRRGYNYDDPPEPDATGHVPTSNSGLLFAAYQRDVDTQFAPVQARLAEHDALNQWTTTIGSAVYAVLPGAPRGQVLGGSLLG, from the coding sequence ATGGCTGAGACCCGCGGCGGCGATGACGGCAGAGAGCGGGGCGGAGCTGCGGCCTTCTCACGACGCAGCCTGATCGCGGGTGTCGTGGGAGCGGCGGGCCTCGGTGTCGGCGCCACGGCGATCGCGGCGCGGTCCGCCGACGGCGCCGGGGACATCACGCACGGCGGTGACGCGATCGAGTTCCACGGCGTGCACCAGGCGGGGGTGGCGACCCCGCCCACCGCGCACGTCAACTACGTCGGACTCGATCTCTCGGCAGACCCGGGCAGGCAGGCGCGGGAGGCGCTCGCCGGCATCCTCCGGGTCTGGACCGAGGACGCCGCCCGGCTCACGAGGGGTACCCCGGCGCTGGCCGACAGCGAACCGGAGCTCGCCCGTCTGCCGGCCAGGCTCACCGTCACGGTGGGTCTGGGCCCCGGCGCCTTCACCGCGACGGGGCTGGAGGAGCGACGCCCCCGGTGGTTGCATCCACTGCCGGCGTACCCCATCGACCGACTCGACGAGCGGCGCTGGGGACAGACGGACCTGCTGCTGCAGATCTGCTCCGACGACCCGATCACCGTCGCCCACGCGACCCGGGTCCTGACGGCGAACGTGGCGGGACAGGTCCGTCTGCGCTGGGTCCAGCGCGGCTTCCGCAACTCCCGCGGCAGCCAGGACGAGAAGGTGACCATGCGCAACCTCATGGGACAGGTCGACGGGACCGTGAACCTCGGTCCCGCCGACTCCGACACCCTGGTCTGGGACGACGGCGCGGAGCAGCCGTGGTTCGCCGGCGGCACGTCGATGGTGCTGCGTCGGATCGCCATGGATCTCGACGGCTGGCAGGAGGTGGACCCGCGCAGCCAGGAACTGTCGGTGGGCCGCACCCTCGCCGACGGTGCGCCGCTGAGCGGGGGAGGTGAACACGACGACCCGGACTTCGACAAGATCGTCGACGGGCTGCCCGCCATCCCGGCGTCGTCGCATATCGCCCGCGCCCGTCACCGAACGCCGACGGAGCGATTCCTGCGTCGTGGCTACAACTACGACGATCCGCCCGAGCCGGACGCCACCGGTCACGTGCCGACCTCCAACAGCGGGCTGCTGTTCGCCGCCTACCAGCGGGATGTCGACACCCAGTTCGCCCCGGTGCAGGCACGGCTGGCCGAACACGACGCCCTCAACCAGTGGACGACGACCATCGGCTCGGCGGTGTACGCCGTCCTGCCGGGGGCTCCTCGCGGTCAGGTGCTGGGCGGGAGCCTGCTGGGGTGA
- a CDS encoding copper chaperone PCu(A)C produces the protein MYSISFTTRRAHRPLAVLVALALPLAVATACGSSEDAPATQSDSVSITDRWVKASDSDMTAAFGTVTNTSDREVTLTGGDTDVAARVEMHEMAPTGDGTMAMRQVDGGLKIGGGQAVSLEPGGNHIMLMGLKGPIGAGETVTITLRFGDGSTTEFVAQARDFRGANEEYAPGHGSSDANSDG, from the coding sequence ATGTATTCAATTTCTTTCACAACTCGTCGGGCGCACCGCCCGTTGGCGGTCCTCGTCGCGCTGGCCCTTCCACTGGCGGTGGCGACGGCCTGCGGCTCTTCCGAGGACGCTCCCGCCACCCAGTCCGACTCGGTGAGCATCACCGACCGGTGGGTGAAGGCGTCCGACTCCGACATGACAGCGGCGTTCGGCACGGTGACCAACACCTCCGACCGCGAGGTCACCCTCACCGGTGGCGACACCGACGTCGCCGCCCGCGTCGAGATGCACGAGATGGCCCCGACCGGCGACGGCACCATGGCCATGCGCCAGGTCGACGGCGGCCTGAAGATCGGTGGCGGTCAGGCGGTCTCGCTCGAACCCGGCGGGAACCACATCATGCTGATGGGCCTGAAGGGGCCGATCGGGGCCGGGGAGACCGTCACGATCACCCTGCGCTTCGGCGACGGATCCACCACCGAATTCGTTGCGCAGGCACGCGATTTCCGCGGAGCCAACGAGGAGTACGCGCCGGGCCACGGCTCGTCGGACGCCAACAGTGATGGCTGA
- a CDS encoding GNAT family N-acetyltransferase, producing the protein MQGAHTDDMGVTVRDAVDTDLAGVADIYRHYVENTVATFDYVVPSPAAWLAKYRTIREADRPFVVATLPMESADQIVGYAYLGTFRGMPAYDRSTEDSIYVRPGFGGRGVGSALMAGMLDRANRDNVRQIVAVIAATGGAGSIALHKRFGFTEVGRLRSIGHKADQWIDCVYMQKDLWDSPLR; encoded by the coding sequence ATGCAGGGAGCCCACACCGACGACATGGGGGTGACGGTGCGCGACGCCGTCGACACCGACCTCGCGGGCGTCGCGGACATCTACCGCCACTACGTGGAGAACACGGTCGCCACCTTCGACTACGTGGTCCCGTCGCCCGCCGCGTGGCTGGCGAAATACCGCACGATCCGCGAGGCGGATCGGCCCTTCGTCGTCGCGACGCTGCCGATGGAATCCGCCGACCAGATCGTCGGGTACGCCTACCTGGGCACGTTCCGCGGGATGCCGGCCTACGACCGGTCCACCGAGGACTCCATCTACGTCCGCCCCGGCTTCGGCGGCCGCGGCGTCGGATCGGCGTTGATGGCCGGGATGCTCGACCGCGCGAACCGCGACAACGTGCGTCAGATCGTGGCGGTGATCGCGGCCACCGGCGGGGCGGGCTCGATCGCCCTGCACAAGCGATTCGGGTTCACCGAGGTCGGCCGGCTGCGCTCCATCGGCCACAAGGCCGACCAGTGGATCGACTGCGTCTACATGCAGAAGGACCTCTGGGACTCCCCGCTCCGGTAG